The following proteins are co-located in the Sphingomonas donggukensis genome:
- a CDS encoding retropepsin-like aspartic protease — translation MMSGVYPSLLALALMIPGAAAVPQDAPPAPPAPPADEASVAMTEVAERMTVPVRIADAGPYRFVIDTGSERTVISRQLAHRLGLPAGRDVTVVAMSGSTREATVMIPSLRLSSVPSIGVIQAPALDAGHLGGMGLLGIDTLQAHRITIDFDTGTMAVAPSVKRRQTEPNRGDEVVVRAKSLFGQLIVTDADVDGRAVRVVLDTGSPISVGNVALQKLMRRYTSRFEPLTMTSATGGIVQTQYAHAGRLRVGGIAFQDMPIAFADVPPFHRFGLEKRPAMLLGMNALKMFRRVQIDFPNREVRFLLPRNVDRSRACQTSINGACMG, via the coding sequence ATGATGTCGGGGGTGTATCCGTCCCTGCTCGCTTTGGCCCTGATGATCCCGGGGGCTGCCGCCGTGCCGCAGGACGCACCGCCTGCACCGCCCGCGCCCCCCGCCGACGAAGCCAGCGTGGCGATGACCGAGGTCGCCGAACGCATGACCGTGCCGGTGCGCATCGCCGATGCCGGTCCGTATCGGTTCGTCATCGACACCGGATCGGAACGCACCGTGATCTCGCGCCAGCTCGCCCACCGGCTCGGCCTGCCCGCGGGGCGCGACGTGACGGTGGTGGCGATGAGCGGATCGACGCGGGAGGCGACCGTGATGATCCCGTCGCTGCGCCTGTCGAGCGTGCCCAGCATCGGCGTCATCCAGGCGCCGGCGCTGGATGCCGGGCATCTGGGCGGCATGGGGCTGCTCGGCATCGACACGCTGCAGGCCCACCGGATCACGATCGATTTCGATACCGGCACGATGGCGGTCGCGCCGTCGGTCAAGCGCCGGCAGACCGAGCCCAACCGCGGCGACGAGGTCGTGGTGCGCGCGAAGAGCCTGTTCGGCCAGCTGATCGTCACCGACGCCGACGTCGATGGCCGCGCCGTGCGCGTCGTGCTCGATACCGGGTCGCCGATCAGCGTCGGCAACGTCGCGCTGCAGAAGCTGATGCGCCGCTATACCAGCCGGTTCGAACCGCTGACGATGACCAGCGCGACCGGCGGCATCGTCCAGACCCAATATGCCCACGCCGGGCGCCTGCGCGTCGGCGGCATCGCGTTCCAGGACATGCCGATCGCCTTTGCCGACGTACCGCCCTTCCATCGCTTCGGGCTGGAGAAGCGGCCGGCGATGCTGCTCGGCATGAACGCGCTGAAGATGTTCCGCCGCGTCCAGATCGATTTCCCCAACCGCGAAGTCCGCTTCCTCCTGCCGCGCAACGTCGATCGCAGCCGCGCCTGCCAGACCAGCATCAACGGCGCGTGCATGGGCTGA